The stretch of DNA CGACTGGCAACGACAACGTCGAATTGATACTCTCAGCCATGGTGGCGTACTCCGGGGGAATTGGGTCTTAAGCAACCAAATTCAAACCCAAGTACGCCGCCTTTTTCAACTAACCCGTCCACAACATTCGGTTATATCTCAGTGTCCGTTGGGATCAGCTTGAAACTTCCCTTCCTCAGCGTCATCTTTCGCACCTTCACTTCGGTTCCAGCAACTAAACGTTTGATGACCTGCTGATGGTCATCAGGCATTTTCGCACCTAGATAGATCGCCGTAAGTGCAGCGGGATCGTAGCTGCGTAGAACGTCGCCTTTTTTATTCAGAATTCGCCATTCGTTTTCGTACGCCCAGCAATTCGATTTTACCAGCCACAGTCTAATCAATTCCTTGTCGGTAAGATCGCCACTCATCAGGCGGTCGGTGTCGAGTACGGGAATGGAATTATCGGGAGGATAATCTACCTCCATCGGCGGAAGTCCAAGTTTTGCGTCACGATCCATATTGAACTCTAGACAAAAGCCACGGTGGCCATTGGCATAGTGACCCCACATCAATAGACAATCCGCAGTTGCGGAAAAGCAGCACACTCCACCAAGGAATCCTTGTAGTTTTTTCTCAATGCTCTCTTTGAACTGCCCCGCCGCAGCTATCCGAATCTGTGCGGCCTGGTCATCGTTCAAGTTGTCGAGCTTGGGAACCAACGCTGGAGTCTGCTTTTCCAGCATCCTTTTCAGTGTCTCAATACTCGGCTCCGAACAGACAACGTCGAGGGCGCAGTCAAAAGGGTCATTGAACGTACCGACCTTTGCAAACCATAGTTGGTTGTTCGATAGATTTGCGATGTCTTCCAAGGTACCTGAGCGGTATTTGAAGAGTCGCTTGGGGAAATCTACTGGCGCGACCACCATTGTCGATCATTCCGTCGCCCGAGAATAGAACGAGTCGCGACCGGCGGGCGGCGACCAATCGCGGCATACGGGTGCGGTGGTTTTCCCTTTGATTTCGGTCGTTGTCAGCATACCACGGCGGCCTGTTGCATCGCGGTGTCGCGAACTATCGACCCCCTGCTCCCAAAGTTAGCGGGCGTCGCGTCGCAATTTCGTAAGTTGCTATATCAACGGTGGTTGCGACACGTCACCGATTGCAGGGATTGCACAAAATCGCATCGATTTTGCTTCTCTCTCTGCAATAACTCTGCAATTTGCGACACTTGGTACTGCTAGGTTCTTGCGCGATCGCGCCCAATCATCGGCGGAGCGGACAGGACGCGAACATCCGCTGAAAACACGGCAAAAAATGACTATTCTACGGCAGGCGCTGCAGAAGTCGGTGGAGTTTTCCCCGATCCTGATCTGTAGGCGGTTGTCTCCGCTTGGCCCGATCTTTCAGTCCGGTTCCGAAAGCTAACTGCGGAACTGGTCCGGGAGCAGTGGCCTCGCTGAGGGGGAGCTTATGAAAATACTTTGGGTCGTAATGGTGATCGCTGTTGTGGTGTTGCTCTCCGTTCTGGGAGCCGTAGCGTGGTTCGACCTCCTGAAGCCGTTTTGGGAGGGTTGGTCCGGGAAGCTCGGCGTTGTTGGTGCAGTGCTCAGCATCGTGGCAGCGATCGCGGTCGGCATAATGCACAAGTTAAAGCTCACACAGCTTAAGGAGGACCACACCTTCTACGTTGCAGCAATCGTCATTTCTTGTGTGATGTTGTTCCTAGTATTTGTTGTCTCGCTTGATGCTGCTCAGACCTGGAATGCTCGACGACTAACACATGAGAAGGAATTGTCAGTTAGAGAAGTGCGAATTCTTGTAAAAGACCAAAACGGTCGTTTGTTACGGGAACCGTTCAAGGTATCGGTGCAGGTCCCAGACCGAGCGCTCGAAACACTGTCTGGACACGATGGTTCAGCGAACGTCAGCGCAGTGCCAAGAAGCATCGCTCAGCTCAGCGAAGTGGACGTAGAGTACCGTGACTACGAGCAAGTATCGAAGCCTCCTTTCAAGATCGAAGAAGGCGGAGTCGTAACCGTGCAAATGGTTCATTCGAAAAAACAAGAGCCTATGCTTAACCCGACGAAACCGCCACCATTGCCGACCTTCACCGATGCTGGAAAGGCCAGATTCTCTAAGGATTCCGCCAAAGTCTATGGTGTTGGCGGCGAGGATGTCATTGTACGCGCGCGCAATGTGACGTCAGACGATTTGACGCTTCTCATGGAGGACCTTACGAATCGGCCGAAGAACGCGGTCAATCCTGAC from Pirellulales bacterium encodes:
- a CDS encoding DUF2971 domain-containing protein, with translation MVVAPVDFPKRLFKYRSGTLEDIANLSNNQLWFAKVGTFNDPFDCALDVVCSEPSIETLKRMLEKQTPALVPKLDNLNDDQAAQIRIAAAGQFKESIEKKLQGFLGGVCCFSATADCLLMWGHYANGHRGFCLEFNMDRDAKLGLPPMEVDYPPDNSIPVLDTDRLMSGDLTDKELIRLWLVKSNCWAYENEWRILNKKGDVLRSYDPAALTAIYLGAKMPDDHQQVIKRLVAGTEVKVRKMTLRKGSFKLIPTDTEI